A section of the Pan paniscus chromosome 7, NHGRI_mPanPan1-v2.0_pri, whole genome shotgun sequence genome encodes:
- the LOC134730866 gene encoding defensin beta 4A, giving the protein MRVLYLLFSFLFIFLMPLPGVFGGISDPVTCLKSGAICHPVFCPRRYKQIGTCGLPGTKCCKKP; this is encoded by the exons ATGAGGGTCTTGTATCTCCTCTTCTCGTTCCTCTTCATATTCCTGATGCCTCTTCCAG GTGTTTTTGGTGGTATAAGCGATCCTGTTACCTGCCTTAAGAGTGGAGCCATATGTCATCCAGTCTTTTGCCCTAGAAGATATAAACAAATTGGCACCTGTGGTCTCCCTGGAACAAAATGCTGCAAAAAGCCATGA